The Orenia marismortui DSM 5156 genome has a window encoding:
- a CDS encoding endonuclease MutS2, which produces MDKHALNVLEFNKIKDQLKEHITSKLTMKFIDTLEPKTEIAYIQDRQEEVSQAKKIIIREERIPLGGIYDIRSSLSKVEKDIVIYGDELLNILNTLVTGHRLKNYFNNLLDEDNEYYRIIKISKGISYFKELERSIKKAIDNRGEVKDSASSKLRDIRRSIRNTSDGIKDKLNSIINSSRYQKYMQESVITIRDDRYVVPIKSEYQHQFPGIVHDQSSSGQTLFIEPMAVVKLNNKLRQLAAQEEEEVYRILKELSMQVKEFLYDIKNTVQVLAILDFIFAKAKYSIEINASEPLLNQDGYINLIKARHPLLTGDVVPTNIYIGDKFNTLVITGPNTGGKTVTLKTVGLLTLMAQSGLHIPALSGSKVGVYQKIYSDIGDEQSIEQSLSTFSSHMNQIIKIIEEVNEESLVLLDELGAGTDPAEGAALAMSLLDYLYEKGAKTIATTHYSELKTYAYTNEGIENSSVEFDVETLQPTYNLQMGLPGSSNAFQIASKLGLRKEIIDRANELLARDDVEFDKVIKEIEQERKKYNTKKLETESINQEVKKLKKDYEAKLKTFEERKEQELKEAYREANKIIKRAQKKADQIIEDLKEKKKASDREIEEARSGLRQERKGIKNEESKLIEDARANREVPDLKIGDKVKIISYNKKGEVIDLFPNKKEAVVQAGIMKVNIDLRDLEKIKGKDKDDKTYPKVNISHIKSNKTKNISPKINLIGLRAVEAKSKLEKYLDDVLLSNLNQIEIVHGKGTGVLREVVHDLLDNYPSVREYRLGRPKEGGIGVTFVNFN; this is translated from the coding sequence ATGGATAAGCATGCATTGAATGTTCTTGAATTCAATAAAATAAAAGATCAACTAAAAGAGCATATTACATCTAAATTAACAATGAAATTTATTGATACTTTAGAGCCTAAGACTGAAATAGCTTATATACAGGATAGACAAGAAGAGGTAAGCCAAGCTAAAAAGATTATCATAAGAGAAGAAAGAATACCTTTAGGAGGAATCTATGATATAAGGTCTTCACTAAGTAAAGTAGAAAAAGATATTGTTATATATGGTGATGAACTATTGAATATTCTAAATACTTTGGTTACTGGCCATAGGTTAAAAAATTATTTTAACAATTTATTAGATGAAGATAACGAATATTATAGGATTATTAAAATATCCAAAGGCATTAGTTATTTCAAAGAATTAGAAAGAAGTATTAAAAAAGCTATCGATAATAGAGGAGAAGTTAAAGATAGTGCTAGTTCTAAGTTGAGAGATATTAGAAGAAGCATTAGAAATACGAGTGATGGAATTAAAGATAAACTCAATTCTATTATTAATTCTAGTCGTTATCAAAAATATATGCAAGAATCTGTAATTACAATTAGAGATGATAGATATGTCGTTCCAATTAAATCAGAGTATCAACATCAATTTCCAGGAATCGTTCATGATCAATCTTCAAGTGGACAGACCTTATTCATTGAGCCAATGGCTGTAGTTAAGTTAAATAATAAATTACGCCAATTAGCTGCTCAAGAAGAAGAAGAGGTTTATCGAATTTTGAAAGAATTATCTATGCAGGTGAAAGAATTTTTATATGATATTAAGAATACTGTACAGGTTTTGGCTATATTAGATTTCATATTTGCTAAAGCTAAGTACAGTATAGAAATCAATGCTTCTGAGCCATTACTTAATCAAGATGGATATATTAATCTGATTAAAGCTCGACACCCTTTATTAACTGGTGATGTAGTACCAACCAATATTTATATTGGCGATAAATTCAATACTTTGGTTATTACGGGTCCGAATACTGGGGGGAAGACAGTTACTTTAAAGACTGTTGGATTATTAACTTTAATGGCTCAGTCAGGCCTGCATATACCTGCATTATCGGGTTCTAAAGTAGGAGTTTATCAAAAGATATATAGTGATATTGGAGATGAGCAGAGTATTGAACAGAGCTTAAGCACTTTCTCTTCTCATATGAATCAGATTATTAAAATTATTGAAGAGGTTAATGAAGAATCTTTAGTATTATTAGATGAGTTAGGAGCAGGGACAGACCCAGCAGAAGGGGCTGCTTTGGCAATGTCATTATTAGATTATTTATATGAAAAAGGAGCTAAAACAATAGCTACAACACACTATAGTGAGCTTAAAACTTATGCTTATACTAATGAGGGAATAGAGAACTCTTCAGTTGAATTTGATGTAGAAACCTTACAGCCAACTTATAATTTACAGATGGGGCTACCAGGTAGTAGTAATGCCTTTCAAATAGCTAGTAAGTTAGGATTAAGAAAAGAGATTATTGACAGGGCAAATGAGTTATTGGCAAGAGATGATGTAGAATTTGATAAAGTTATTAAAGAAATTGAACAGGAAAGAAAAAAGTATAATACTAAAAAGTTAGAAACAGAATCTATTAATCAAGAGGTAAAGAAGCTAAAGAAAGATTATGAGGCTAAGCTAAAGACTTTTGAAGAGAGAAAAGAACAAGAGTTAAAAGAGGCTTATCGAGAGGCTAATAAAATAATCAAAAGAGCTCAAAAGAAGGCAGATCAGATAATTGAAGACTTAAAGGAGAAGAAAAAAGCTTCGGATAGAGAGATTGAAGAAGCAAGAAGTGGTTTGCGCCAAGAGAGAAAAGGTATTAAAAATGAAGAAAGCAAACTAATAGAAGATGCTAGAGCTAATAGAGAAGTTCCTGATTTGAAGATTGGAGATAAAGTAAAAATCATTAGCTATAATAAAAAAGGTGAGGTTATAGATTTATTCCCAAACAAAAAAGAAGCGGTTGTTCAAGCTGGAATTATGAAGGTTAATATTGATTTGCGTGATTTAGAAAAAATTAAAGGAAAAGATAAAGATGATAAAACTTATCCTAAAGTAAATATAAGCCATATTAAATCTAATAAAACTAAAAATATATCTCCAAAAATAAATCTAATAGGGTTAAGAGCAGTTGAGGCTAAAAGTAAGCTAGAGAAGTACTTAGATGATGTATTACTATCTAATTTAAACCAAATAGAAATTGTTCATGGAAAAGGAACAGGTGTATTACGAGAGGTAGTCCATGATCTTCTTGATAATTATCCAAGTGTGAGGGAGTATAGGTTAGGAAGGCCTAAAGAAGGTGGAATAGGAGTAACATTTGTTAATTTTAATTAA
- a CDS encoding thioredoxin family protein has product MLSLDDAISFKDFLNSSSNEYKEDQLRLCEDIELSNSAKRKVLEVETKIDLIVFSEIYCPDCRIVIPFLQQIEEINNNITIYIYPRKSYEDLMKEYTGTAKIPTILRVNSNNKSIGEFIEFPKKIKEEIRLANEDDKKDLINRYRRGEYNQLIEKEILEKLIINR; this is encoded by the coding sequence ATGTTGAGTTTAGATGATGCAATTAGTTTTAAGGATTTTTTAAATTCTTCAAGTAATGAATATAAAGAGGATCAATTACGTCTATGTGAAGATATTGAATTATCTAATTCGGCCAAAAGAAAAGTATTAGAAGTAGAAACCAAGATAGATCTGATAGTTTTTTCAGAAATATATTGTCCTGATTGTAGAATAGTGATACCTTTTTTACAACAGATAGAAGAAATAAATAATAATATTACTATATATATATATCCGCGAAAAAGTTATGAAGATTTAATGAAAGAATATACAGGAACTGCTAAAATCCCTACAATTCTAAGAGTTAATTCAAACAATAAATCAATTGGAGAGTTTATTGAATTCCCTAAAAAAATAAAAGAAGAAATAAGATTAGCTAATGAGGATGACAAAAAAGATTTGATTAATAGATATAGAAGAGGAGAATATAATCAATTAATAGAGAAAGAAATTTTAGAAAAATTAATAATAAATAGATAA
- a CDS encoding Nif3-like dinuclear metal center hexameric protein, producing MKLEGVYQLAVEAGISVDPRAKEEVEKMLKKSKKKYEDMANNEKKYFDLAELKNPYSDTRILYGNEKKEIKRVLMGIDIDTSEVLVADRLIEKGTQIDAIIAHHPEGKALAALHEVMHMQEDILHSLGVPINVAEGILSKRISEVERGIMPINHNKACDTARIFDIPLMCVHTPADNLVVDFLQKKINKADIDTVGEVIELLKEIPEYQEASKLKAGPNIVVGSKDRRAGKVVVDMTGGTGGSKEAFSKLAQSGVGTLVCMHIGEEHRKKAEKNHINVIIAGHIASDSIGMNLFADKLVENGVEVIPCSGLIRVKR from the coding sequence ATGAAGCTAGAAGGAGTTTATCAATTAGCTGTAGAAGCAGGAATATCAGTTGATCCAAGAGCTAAAGAAGAAGTGGAAAAGATGTTAAAAAAGTCTAAAAAGAAGTATGAGGATATGGCTAATAATGAAAAAAAGTATTTTGATTTAGCTGAACTTAAGAACCCTTATTCTGATACTAGAATATTATATGGTAATGAAAAGAAAGAGATTAAAAGGGTTCTAATGGGAATTGATATTGATACTAGTGAAGTCTTAGTTGCAGATAGATTAATTGAGAAAGGAACCCAAATTGATGCTATAATTGCTCATCACCCTGAGGGTAAAGCATTAGCAGCATTGCATGAAGTAATGCATATGCAAGAGGATATCTTACATAGTTTAGGAGTTCCTATTAATGTAGCTGAAGGGATATTATCTAAGAGAATCTCTGAAGTAGAGCGAGGTATTATGCCGATTAATCATAATAAAGCCTGTGATACAGCAAGGATTTTTGATATACCATTGATGTGTGTGCATACCCCTGCTGATAATTTAGTAGTAGACTTCTTACAGAAGAAGATTAATAAGGCAGATATAGATACTGTGGGTGAGGTAATAGAATTATTGAAAGAGATTCCTGAATATCAAGAAGCAAGTAAATTAAAAGCAGGACCTAATATTGTGGTTGGTTCTAAAGATAGAAGGGCTGGCAAAGTTGTTGTAGATATGACTGGAGGAACTGGTGGTTCTAAAGAAGCGTTCAGCAAATTAGCTCAATCAGGAGTTGGAACTTTAGTTTGTATGCATATAGGAGAAGAGCATAGAAAGAAAGCAGAAAAGAACCATATTAATGTTATAATTGCAGGGCATATAGCTAGCGACTCTATTGGAATGAATCTTTTTGCTGATAAATTAGTTGAAAATGGAGTTGAAGTTATTCCCTGTTCAGGCTTAATTAGAGTTAAGAGATAG
- a CDS encoding CvfB family protein, with the protein MNIGKYNEGKVVKEVDFGLYLEISGEEILLPKKYIPEGTEIGDILKVFLYKDSEDRLIATTLTPKAEVGDYAYLEVKDVSRIGAFLDWGLEKDLLVPYREQRGKMKKGKKYVVRVYLDQETDRIVATEKFDRFINHNELDVSEGDEVNILIYRYTDLGVEVIIDDKYYGLVYNDDIFKNLKIGQRHKGYIKKVREDNKIDLSLRKIGYGRIEDAKTKILKKLKEKEGFLALNDKSSPDLIKKVLEMSKGTFKKAIGGLYKEEIINITAEGIKLID; encoded by the coding sequence GTGAATATAGGAAAATATAATGAAGGAAAAGTAGTGAAAGAGGTTGATTTTGGATTGTATTTGGAGATAAGTGGTGAAGAAATACTTTTACCTAAGAAATATATTCCTGAAGGTACGGAAATAGGTGATATTCTCAAGGTTTTTCTCTATAAAGACTCTGAGGATAGACTAATAGCAACGACATTGACACCTAAAGCAGAGGTTGGAGATTATGCCTATTTAGAGGTTAAAGATGTTAGTAGAATTGGTGCTTTCTTAGATTGGGGCTTAGAGAAAGATTTGTTAGTTCCTTATAGAGAACAGCGTGGTAAGATGAAAAAAGGTAAAAAATATGTAGTAAGAGTCTATCTTGATCAAGAAACAGATAGAATAGTTGCTACTGAAAAATTTGATAGATTTATTAATCATAATGAATTAGATGTTTCCGAAGGTGATGAAGTAAACATTCTAATCTACAGATATACTGATTTAGGGGTAGAAGTAATAATTGATGATAAATATTATGGTTTAGTTTATAATGATGATATCTTTAAAAATTTAAAAATTGGTCAAAGACACAAGGGATATATTAAAAAGGTTAGAGAAGATAATAAGATAGACTTAAGTTTGAGAAAGATTGGTTATGGAAGAATAGAGGATGCAAAAACTAAGATACTTAAGAAACTAAAAGAGAAAGAAGGATTTTTAGCTTTGAATGATAAGAGTTCTCCAGATCTTATAAAGAAAGTTTTAGAAATGAGTAAAGGAACCTTTAAAAAGGCCATAGGTGGACTGTATAAAGAAGAAATTATAAATATAACTGCTGAAGGCATAAAATTAATAGATTAG
- the polX gene encoding DNA polymerase/3'-5' exonuclease PolX, protein MNNLIVNLVLVDIASLLKIKGANNYKIRAYENAIAKIKNLDVDIKDLVDKGELTEISGIGKSLANTIQEIISTGSCKEYDNLIKEYPPSIIPLLKVSGIGPSKVKLLYNKLNIEDLEDLKRKAELGQLTQISGIGAKTEGKILSSVNRLLDETDKLDLGEASLLSNKLKTYLYKFKDVHRIKAIGSLARREEIINKISLIIECRDFQVISKNIKILPIISEILEENNQKLILNSKLGVKIELIRASSSDFWNKIFWLTGTEEYNKKLKGVFSIRQGDLENKFESEKDIFNKLNIPYIIPELRSDLEIVDRAREDSLPLSIKKEDIKGDLHIHSNWSDGRYTIEEMARACQNRGYEYLSICDHTHSLTIANGLDVDRLKRQWEEIDKLNEELNIRILKGAEVDILNDSLDYGDNILESLDVVIASIHSGFGDSQEDMMKRIMMALNNPYVDILGHPTGRLILGRASYNIDFEKLVHKAVETNTILEINSAPKRLDLNSHNVKLAHKLGAKFIINTDAHKIKQLDNMEFGVGVARKGWLEKEDLVNTLSLSDFKDFLTK, encoded by the coding sequence GTGAATAATTTAATTGTGAATTTAGTTTTAGTTGATATAGCTAGTTTATTAAAAATAAAGGGTGCAAACAATTACAAAATAAGGGCTTATGAGAATGCTATTGCAAAAATAAAAAATTTAGATGTGGACATTAAAGATTTAGTAGATAAAGGAGAGTTAACAGAAATATCTGGGATCGGAAAAAGTTTAGCTAATACAATCCAAGAAATAATTTCTACTGGAAGTTGTAAAGAGTATGACAATTTAATAAAAGAATATCCACCTAGTATAATTCCATTACTTAAAGTATCAGGGATAGGTCCTAGCAAAGTCAAGTTGTTATATAATAAATTAAATATTGAGGATTTAGAAGATTTGAAACGAAAAGCAGAGTTGGGACAATTGACTCAGATTAGTGGAATTGGAGCTAAAACAGAAGGAAAAATTTTAAGTAGTGTTAATAGACTATTAGATGAAACCGATAAATTGGATTTAGGTGAGGCAAGTTTACTGTCTAATAAATTAAAAACTTATCTATATAAATTTAAAGATGTGCATAGAATTAAAGCTATAGGTAGCCTAGCTAGAAGAGAAGAAATAATAAATAAAATATCTCTAATTATAGAATGTAGAGACTTTCAAGTGATATCTAAAAATATAAAAATATTACCTATTATTTCGGAAATCTTAGAAGAAAACAATCAAAAATTAATCTTAAATAGTAAATTAGGAGTAAAAATAGAGCTTATTAGAGCAAGTTCTTCAGATTTTTGGAATAAGATATTTTGGCTAACAGGTACTGAGGAATATAATAAAAAATTAAAGGGTGTTTTTAGTATAAGACAAGGCGATTTAGAAAATAAATTTGAAAGTGAAAAAGATATATTTAATAAGCTTAATATTCCTTATATTATTCCAGAGTTAAGAAGTGATTTAGAAATTGTGGATAGGGCTCGGGAAGATTCTCTACCCTTAAGTATAAAAAAAGAGGATATAAAAGGTGACTTACATATACATTCTAATTGGAGTGATGGAAGATATACAATTGAAGAGATGGCAAGAGCTTGTCAGAATAGAGGGTATGAATATCTGTCTATCTGTGATCATACACATTCTTTAACAATAGCTAATGGTTTAGATGTAGATAGGCTAAAAAGGCAATGGGAAGAAATAGATAAATTAAATGAAGAGTTAAACATTAGAATTTTAAAGGGTGCTGAGGTAGATATATTAAATGATAGTTTAGATTATGGGGATAATATTTTAGAATCATTAGATGTAGTTATAGCATCTATACATAGTGGGTTTGGTGATTCTCAAGAAGATATGATGAAGAGGATTATGATGGCCTTAAATAATCCTTATGTAGATATATTAGGACATCCTACTGGTAGATTAATTCTAGGTAGGGCTTCTTATAATATTGATTTTGAAAAATTAGTACATAAGGCAGTAGAAACTAATACTATATTAGAAATTAATTCTGCACCTAAAAGATTAGATCTAAATTCCCATAATGTTAAATTAGCTCATAAGTTAGGAGCTAAATTTATTATTAATACTGATGCTCATAAGATTAAACAGTTAGATAATATGGAATTTGGAGTTGGAGTTGCTAGAAAAGGTTGGTTAGAGAAAGAAGATCTAGTTAACACTTTAAGTTTGAGTGATTTCAAAGATTTTCTAACTAAGTAA